The following are encoded together in the Oceanobacillus zhaokaii genome:
- a CDS encoding 6-phospho-beta-glucosidase, with amino-acid sequence MKKPIKIATIGGGSSYTPELVEGFIKRYDELPIQELWLVDIEEGKEKLEIVGNLAKRMFKKANLPVEVHLTFDRRKALKDADFVTTQFRVGLLDARAKDERIPLKYGVLGQETNGPGGLFKGLRTIPIILEIVSEMQELCPNAWLVNFTNPAGMVTEAVFRHSDFRRVVGLCNVPIGMEMGIAKLLDVEHSRVRIDFAGLNHMVYGLDIYVDGESVKDKVIELMTNPNNTNFVKNIEGQEWEPAFIRSLNALPCPYHNFYYKRPETLKKTMESAEKEGTRAEVVQRLEKELFELYKNENLNIKPPQLQERGGAYYSDAAVRLITSIYNDRGDIQPVNTMNNGAIASIANDSAVEVSCIITKDGPKPIAVGDIPIAARGLVQQIKSFERIASEAAVEGSYDKAVLALTINPLVSSDKAAKQIVDEMLEAHKDYLPKFFNR; translated from the coding sequence GTGAAAAAGCCAATAAAGATTGCAACTATCGGTGGAGGCTCAAGTTACACTCCTGAACTTGTAGAAGGGTTTATCAAACGATATGATGAATTACCAATCCAGGAATTATGGCTTGTCGATATTGAAGAAGGTAAAGAAAAACTTGAAATTGTCGGTAATCTAGCGAAGCGTATGTTCAAAAAGGCAAATCTTCCAGTAGAAGTCCATTTAACATTTGATCGAAGGAAAGCTTTAAAAGACGCTGATTTTGTTACTACTCAGTTTCGGGTAGGCTTACTGGATGCGCGGGCAAAGGATGAAAGAATACCACTTAAATATGGTGTGCTAGGTCAAGAAACAAATGGTCCTGGTGGTTTATTTAAAGGACTTCGTACAATACCGATTATTTTAGAAATCGTCAGTGAAATGCAGGAGCTTTGTCCAAATGCTTGGCTTGTTAACTTTACGAACCCAGCTGGAATGGTAACAGAAGCAGTTTTTCGTCATAGTGATTTTAGAAGAGTTGTTGGTCTCTGTAACGTACCAATTGGCATGGAAATGGGCATTGCCAAGCTGCTTGACGTAGAACATTCTAGAGTACGTATCGATTTTGCTGGGCTTAACCATATGGTATACGGACTAGATATATACGTTGATGGTGAAAGTGTTAAGGATAAGGTCATAGAATTAATGACGAATCCTAATAATACGAATTTCGTGAAAAATATTGAAGGACAGGAGTGGGAGCCAGCATTTATACGTTCTTTAAATGCGCTGCCGTGCCCTTATCATAACTTTTATTACAAAAGACCTGAAACACTTAAGAAAACAATGGAATCGGCAGAAAAGGAAGGAACTCGAGCTGAAGTTGTGCAGCGTTTAGAAAAAGAACTGTTTGAGCTTTATAAGAATGAAAACTTAAACATTAAACCACCTCAACTGCAGGAACGCGGTGGTGCTTATTATAGCGATGCCGCTGTTCGCTTAATTACTTCGATTTATAATGACAGAGGTGATATTCAGCCTGTAAACACGATGAATAACGGTGCGATTGCCAGCATTGCCAATGACTCAGCAGTAGAAGTAAGCTGTATTATTACAAAGGATGGTCCAAAACCAATTGCTGTAGGCGATATCCCAATAGCAGCCCGGGGACTTGTACAGCAAATAAAATCATTTGAACGTATTGCTAGTGAGGCTGCGGTTGAAGGAAGCTATGATAAAGCCGTTCTTGCTCTTACAATTAATCCACTAGTTTCATCAGATAAAGCTGCAAAACAAATTGTGGATGAAATGCTAGAAGCGCACAAAGATTATCTGCCAAAATTTTTTAATAGATAA
- the chbG gene encoding chitin disaccharide deacetylase: MIKLIVNADDFGYSRAVNFGIIDTYQHGILNSATLMTNMPGAEHAFELARNNPDLHVGIHLVLTCGRPILEDVSSLVDKSGNFKNLKVLLNDNNLNLDDVEKEWTAQIEKFLANGIRLTHFDSHHHVHAIPELLPIVQKLSDKYGLKVRRAAKEAIEGVPAFSDVFLHDFYGTTATYDYFEKIPTRARDSAIVEVMTHPGYLDNAILNGSSYNTDRLKELDILTSIKLPANIELYEFQNENRI, translated from the coding sequence TTGATTAAGCTAATTGTAAACGCAGACGATTTTGGTTATTCAAGAGCAGTTAATTTTGGAATAATTGATACTTATCAACATGGTATTTTAAATTCTGCAACACTCATGACCAATATGCCTGGTGCAGAACATGCCTTTGAACTAGCTAGGAATAACCCAGATCTTCATGTAGGAATCCATCTTGTGCTTACTTGTGGCCGTCCAATATTAGAAGATGTTTCTTCACTGGTTGACAAATCTGGAAATTTTAAAAACTTGAAGGTACTATTAAATGATAATAACCTCAATCTTGATGATGTCGAAAAAGAATGGACAGCACAGATTGAAAAATTCCTGGCTAATGGAATTCGATTAACACATTTTGACAGCCATCATCATGTGCATGCAATTCCAGAACTGCTTCCTATCGTTCAAAAATTATCTGATAAATACGGACTAAAAGTGCGACGTGCGGCTAAAGAAGCAATTGAAGGAGTACCAGCTTTTTCAGATGTGTTTCTGCACGATTTTTATGGAACTACTGCAACTTATGATTATTTTGAAAAAATACCAACCCGTGCACGAGACAGTGCGATTGTCGAAGTAATGACACATCCCGGCTATTTAGATAATGCAATATTAAATGGTTCTTCTTATAATACAGATCGATTAAAAGAACTAGATATTTTGACAAGCATAAAACTCCCTGCCAATATTGAGTTATATGAATTTCAAAATGAAAACAGGATATAG
- a CDS encoding aldose epimerase family protein: protein MIETKEILGKWQEFTLENKNGMKVSVLDYGGIITQILVPDQDGLLENVVLGYQDYEDYTENPNFFGALIGRVAGRIQGAAFELDGKTYKLESNEGKNQLHGGSGGFHQIIWDVEPFETDGAVSLKLGHQSADGDGGYPGNVTIEVTYTLTDSNQLIIDYVAKSDKTTPITLTNHSYFNLSGNLKNAVHQHEVRMNSNYFVELDSELIPTGRLLDTEGTVFDFREGRLLQDGFMDDSLQNRLAGNGYDHYFVFDSEQENSIVVRDKDSGRRMDIVTTQPGVVMYTSNSLVEGEKLRNGMSRKYLGVCFETQGSPASLHHEGFPNVVLDAGQSYKKQTSFTFSVEE, encoded by the coding sequence ATGATAGAGACAAAAGAGATTTTAGGGAAATGGCAGGAATTTACGTTAGAGAATAAGAATGGAATGAAGGTTAGCGTACTCGATTATGGTGGAATTATTACACAGATTCTAGTTCCGGATCAAGATGGTTTGCTGGAAAATGTTGTCCTCGGCTATCAGGATTATGAGGACTACACAGAAAATCCGAATTTTTTCGGTGCTCTTATCGGCAGGGTTGCTGGCAGAATTCAAGGTGCTGCGTTTGAACTGGATGGCAAAACCTATAAACTTGAGTCAAATGAAGGGAAAAATCAGCTGCATGGTGGTTCGGGTGGATTTCACCAAATCATTTGGGATGTGGAACCCTTTGAAACAGATGGCGCTGTTAGTTTGAAGCTCGGTCATCAAAGCGCTGATGGCGATGGTGGATACCCCGGAAATGTTACAATTGAAGTAACCTATACGTTGACCGATTCGAATCAGCTTATAATAGATTATGTGGCAAAGAGCGACAAGACAACGCCTATCACCTTAACAAATCATTCCTATTTTAATTTAAGTGGAAACTTAAAAAACGCGGTTCATCAACACGAAGTAAGAATGAATAGTAATTATTTCGTCGAGCTTGATTCGGAGTTAATCCCAACTGGTAGGTTGCTAGATACTGAGGGAACAGTGTTTGATTTTCGAGAGGGTCGCTTGCTGCAGGATGGCTTTATGGATGATTCCTTGCAAAATCGCCTTGCTGGCAATGGCTACGATCATTATTTTGTTTTTGACTCGGAACAGGAAAATTCCATCGTTGTTCGTGATAAAGACTCTGGAAGAAGAATGGATATTGTCACCACTCAACCAGGTGTCGTCATGTATACATCCAACAGTTTAGTTGAAGGAGAGAAACTTCGGAACGGAATGTCAAGGAAATATTTAGGGGTTTGTTTTGAAACTCAGGGATCTCCAGCATCCTTACATCATGAAGGCTTTCCAAATGTAGTATTGGATGCAGGCCAGTCGTATAAGAAGCAGACAAGTTTTACCTTTTCGGTAGAAGAATAG
- a CDS encoding ROK family transcriptional regulator gives MRHGSFQLMKSVNKTNILNKIRNSEPISRAQIAKETNLTPPTVSSIVKELIEENLVTESKLGESNGGRKPTMLHINSSAFYVIGVDAGPETVECVLTDLAGEVFNRTSSKLALPVTNDQFIAILKENINKLFQSSAIDKEKVFGIGVAMHGVVDVETGTSLIAPNLNLRNIPIKDELEQEFNLPIKVENDARAMALGESWFGGHGELDSMVAVNIGRGVGSGFVIDGKLYHGAQDIAGEIGHMAIDIHGETCECGNRGCLQTFTSGAAIARRASEQLSNDSSSGELTGKEVFELAQNGELAAIKILQETGEIIGIGLTNLIHLINPSKIVLGGGVMKSERFILPAIEQTIEQRALTPEAKGTVVVMTSLGEDATLLGAVSLFLVELFAEV, from the coding sequence ATGCGACATGGCTCATTTCAACTAATGAAATCGGTGAATAAAACAAACATTTTAAACAAAATTCGTAATTCTGAGCCGATCTCCCGTGCGCAAATTGCGAAGGAGACAAACCTTACGCCGCCAACTGTCAGCAGTATTGTAAAAGAACTGATTGAGGAAAATCTAGTTACGGAGAGCAAGCTTGGTGAGTCGAATGGTGGGCGGAAACCGACAATGCTGCACATCAATAGCAGTGCTTTTTATGTGATAGGTGTAGATGCTGGGCCAGAGACCGTGGAATGTGTGCTTACAGATCTTGCAGGAGAAGTATTCAATCGTACCTCGAGTAAGCTGGCTCTACCGGTTACCAATGATCAATTTATCGCAATCTTAAAGGAAAATATTAATAAGCTCTTTCAGTCATCTGCTATTGATAAGGAAAAGGTATTCGGGATTGGTGTGGCAATGCATGGTGTTGTTGATGTGGAAACAGGAACATCGCTCATCGCACCGAATTTAAACTTAAGAAATATTCCTATTAAGGACGAACTGGAACAGGAATTCAACCTGCCGATAAAAGTAGAAAATGATGCACGGGCAATGGCACTTGGTGAATCATGGTTTGGAGGGCATGGTGAATTAGATAGCATGGTTGCTGTAAATATTGGCAGAGGTGTAGGTTCGGGCTTTGTGATTGATGGAAAACTTTACCATGGAGCACAAGATATTGCCGGTGAAATTGGTCATATGGCAATTGATATCCATGGCGAAACCTGTGAATGCGGCAATCGTGGCTGCTTGCAAACCTTTACGAGTGGAGCGGCGATTGCAAGAAGGGCGAGTGAACAACTCTCGAATGATAGCAGCTCTGGAGAATTAACTGGGAAAGAAGTGTTTGAGCTTGCACAAAATGGCGAGCTCGCTGCAATCAAAATTCTCCAAGAAACAGGAGAAATTATTGGGATTGGCCTAACGAACTTAATCCATCTGATTAATCCAAGTAAAATTGTTCTCGGTGGTGGAGTAATGAAGAGTGAGAGGTTTATACTGCCAGCGATTGAACAAACAATCGAGCAACGAGCGCTAACACCGGAAGCGAAGGGGACAGTTGTTGTGATGACAAGTCTTGGGGAAGATGCAACATTATTAGGGGCGGTATCATTATTCTTAGTGGAGTTATTTGCCGAAGTGTAA
- a CDS encoding PTS lactose/cellobiose transporter subunit IIA, with amino-acid sequence MTKDELYNISFQLILHSGNARSSAMEAINEAKMENFDEAKRKITESDEELILAHKFQTKLIQGEARGERFDIPIILVHAQDHLMTAITLKELANEIIEVRQDMHHLTNN; translated from the coding sequence TTGACGAAGGATGAATTATATAATATTAGCTTTCAATTAATATTACACAGTGGGAATGCAAGGAGTTCCGCAATGGAAGCAATCAACGAAGCAAAAATGGAGAACTTTGACGAAGCAAAAAGGAAAATTACCGAGTCGGATGAGGAATTAATTCTAGCGCATAAATTCCAAACAAAATTAATCCAAGGGGAAGCTCGAGGTGAAAGGTTTGATATTCCTATTATTTTAGTCCATGCGCAAGATCATTTAATGACAGCGATAACGCTAAAAGAACTAGCAAACGAGATAATTGAAGTTCGGCAAGATATGCATCATTTAACAAACAATTAG
- the celB gene encoding PTS cellobiose transporter subunit IIC: MSKVNVFLEEKVMPVAGKIAAQRHLQALRDGIILAMPLIIIGSLFLILGFLPIPGYNEWMASIFGELWLTKLTYPVTATFDIMALVATFGIAYRLAEHYKVDPLSAGAISLSAFVLATPYFTMFTPAGTEAAIEVTGVLPIALLGSKGLFVGILIALLSTEIFRYIIKKGLVIKMPDGVPPSVSKSFIALFPAAIVIIVVWLLRLIIEMTPFESLHNIVGQLLQEPLSVFGTTLIGAIVYVLLVHLLWVCGLHGAAIIGGIMGPIMLAATDENRLALQAGTEIPNIVNMQFFEIFIHMGGSGATLMFAIMMLIFAKSQQSKQLGKLAIGPGIFNINEPIVFGAPIVMNPILMIPFILAPVVMAISTFVFMQIGFAPKATGIAVPWTTPPIIGGLLATGGDWRGGMMQAINLVIAFAIYYPFFKVWDKQNLQLEKGTEDDKTSE; encoded by the coding sequence ATGAGTAAAGTTAATGTATTTCTTGAAGAAAAAGTGATGCCTGTTGCTGGTAAAATAGCTGCGCAAAGACATTTACAAGCTTTACGGGATGGTATTATTTTAGCAATGCCGCTCATTATTATTGGATCGCTTTTCCTAATTCTAGGTTTTCTCCCAATCCCAGGCTATAACGAGTGGATGGCAAGCATATTTGGTGAACTTTGGTTAACAAAATTAACGTATCCAGTAACGGCAACATTCGATATTATGGCACTTGTTGCGACATTTGGGATTGCATACCGCCTTGCAGAACATTATAAAGTCGATCCGCTGAGTGCTGGTGCTATCTCCTTATCTGCTTTTGTTTTAGCAACGCCTTATTTTACGATGTTCACCCCAGCGGGTACGGAAGCAGCGATTGAGGTAACTGGTGTTCTTCCAATTGCTTTACTGGGAAGTAAAGGACTATTTGTAGGAATACTAATTGCGCTATTATCTACTGAAATTTTCCGGTACATTATTAAAAAAGGCTTGGTAATTAAAATGCCTGATGGAGTGCCACCAAGTGTAAGCAAATCGTTTATCGCGCTTTTCCCTGCAGCAATAGTAATTATTGTTGTTTGGCTGCTTCGTCTGATTATTGAAATGACACCATTTGAGAGTTTGCATAATATTGTTGGACAACTGTTACAGGAGCCACTCAGTGTTTTCGGTACAACACTAATTGGGGCAATTGTTTATGTGCTGCTTGTCCACCTGCTTTGGGTTTGTGGTCTCCATGGTGCAGCAATTATTGGCGGTATTATGGGACCAATCATGTTAGCCGCAACCGATGAGAATCGATTAGCTCTTCAAGCTGGAACAGAGATTCCGAATATTGTAAACATGCAGTTCTTTGAAATTTTTATTCATATGGGCGGGTCTGGTGCAACCTTGATGTTTGCTATTATGATGCTAATTTTTGCAAAAAGTCAGCAATCAAAACAATTAGGTAAACTGGCGATTGGACCAGGAATATTTAATATCAATGAACCAATTGTCTTTGGGGCTCCGATAGTGATGAACCCAATATTAATGATTCCTTTTATTTTAGCTCCAGTTGTAATGGCTATATCAACATTCGTGTTCATGCAGATAGGTTTTGCACCGAAAGCAACAGGAATCGCTGTTCCATGGACAACACCCCCAATTATTGGTGGATTGTTGGCAACGGGTGGAGACTGGCGTGGGGGAATGATGCAGGCGATTAACTTAGTCATCGCCTTTGCTATCTATTATCCTTTCTTTAAAGTTTGGGATAAGCAAAACTTGCAATTAGAAAAGGGAACAGAAGACGACAAAACAAGTGAATAA
- a CDS encoding PTS sugar transporter subunit IIB has translation MNILLCCAAGMSTSLLVTKMEAYAKEQGLDCKIWAVSANEVNNHVDDADVLLLGPQVRYLLPKMKKIGEEKGIPVDLINSVHYGLIKGDEVVKFARSLIVS, from the coding sequence ATGAATATTTTATTGTGCTGTGCAGCAGGAATGAGTACGAGCTTACTAGTAACGAAAATGGAGGCGTATGCAAAGGAGCAAGGATTGGATTGCAAGATTTGGGCGGTGTCTGCAAACGAAGTCAATAATCATGTCGACGATGCTGATGTTCTTCTTCTAGGACCGCAAGTGAGATATTTACTTCCCAAAATGAAGAAAATTGGTGAGGAGAAAGGGATTCCGGTTGATCTAATTAACTCTGTCCATTACGGTCTGATTAAGGGTGATGAGGTTGTAAAGTTTGCTAGGAGCCTAATTGTTTCATAA
- the pfkA gene encoding 6-phosphofructokinase, whose translation MSKLGIMTSGGDAPGMNAAINAVVKAANYYELEVMAIYYGFQGLINGDIYPITSNELENVTDKGGTILKTSNSREFMAEIEENKALDALKKFEISALVIIGGEGSFKAADKLHQQGVKVIGIPAIVENNLAYTEYAIGFDTTVNTILESIGKIKDTSLSHEKTTIVEVMGRKCGDLALYSALAGGGEIISTPEKKLDLDTLCSELSERINKGRRDNLIIVTENLYDLNELQKGIEDKLDISVRTSILGLLQRGGHPSAFDRRIASRMGVAAVELLKDGHSGKAVGIRENKIINVDFSDVHTKVSEKLEDYRLAEILSY comes from the coding sequence ATGAGTAAATTAGGAATTATGACAAGTGGCGGAGACGCGCCTGGAATGAATGCTGCAATTAATGCTGTTGTAAAAGCGGCTAATTATTATGAGCTAGAGGTAATGGCAATATATTACGGATTCCAAGGCTTAATAAATGGAGATATTTATCCAATAACTTCTAATGAGTTGGAAAACGTTACAGATAAAGGTGGAACCATATTAAAAACATCAAACAGTCGAGAATTTATGGCTGAGATAGAGGAAAACAAAGCACTGGATGCCTTAAAGAAATTCGAGATAAGTGCATTAGTTATTATCGGTGGTGAGGGATCCTTTAAAGCGGCTGATAAATTGCATCAACAAGGTGTAAAAGTAATTGGTATACCTGCAATAGTTGAAAATAATCTAGCATATACCGAATATGCCATCGGATTTGATACAACGGTAAATACGATATTAGAAAGTATTGGTAAAATCAAAGACACAAGTTTATCACACGAAAAAACAACGATTGTCGAAGTAATGGGTAGAAAATGTGGTGATTTAGCTTTATATTCAGCTCTAGCAGGTGGCGGAGAAATCATTTCTACTCCGGAAAAAAAATTAGATTTAGACACTCTATGCTCTGAATTGAGTGAAAGAATTAACAAGGGCAGAAGAGATAATCTCATCATCGTAACTGAAAATCTATATGATTTAAACGAGTTACAAAAAGGAATAGAAGATAAATTAGATATTAGTGTGCGTACCTCTATTTTAGGACTTTTACAAAGAGGAGGACATCCATCCGCGTTTGATAGGAGAATAGCAAGCAGAATGGGTGTTGCAGCAGTAGAACTATTAAAGGACGGACATTCAGGGAAGGCTGTTGGAATTAGAGAGAATAAAATAATCAATGTTGATTTTAGTGATGTGCATACTAAAGTGAGCGAGAAATTAGAGGATTACCGTTTAGCGGAAATACTTTCATATTAA
- the galT gene encoding UDP-glucose--hexose-1-phosphate uridylyltransferase: MIFSHIAGLIEKAIEAGLIERADVNYARNQVMNVLQLEDFPEEVAQSTNDNIPNILEKLIAYAVEQKVIEDVFDDKEILAANIMNCFLARPSVINSIFNQKYEESPIDATDYFYQLSKNSNYIQMNRIEKNIEFKAETEYGQMDITINLSKPEKDPEQLKRERERKHTSVNYPKCLLCVENEGYTGRTGHPARANHRVIQIPLQGENWYFQYSPYVYYNEHSILLAEEHRDMKIDRQAFERLLKFTEKFPHYFIGSNADLPIVGGSILSHDHYQAGRYEFAMTRAEAVFSFVLPDFAGIDAAVLNWPLSVIRLRSEKIEDLVEAGDYILQKWKNYSDPAANVIAFTDDTPHNTITPIARNRDGVYEIDLVLRNNRTSAEHPLGIFHPHADVHHIKKENIGLIEVMGLAVLPPRLKQEMAEIKKFLLGESDYVEEYHRDWALELREKYGRQNEAEHIEKILQNELGKKFVRVLEDAGVFKEPTAFKRFIEVLIHG; this comes from the coding sequence ATGATTTTTTCTCATATTGCAGGGCTTATCGAAAAGGCTATTGAAGCTGGATTAATCGAGCGAGCAGATGTAAATTATGCTCGGAATCAAGTGATGAATGTGCTGCAACTTGAAGATTTTCCAGAAGAAGTGGCACAATCGACGAATGATAACATCCCAAATATATTAGAAAAGTTGATTGCATATGCAGTTGAGCAAAAGGTAATTGAAGATGTTTTCGATGACAAGGAAATTCTCGCAGCGAATATAATGAATTGCTTCCTTGCTCGTCCTTCCGTCATTAACTCTATTTTCAATCAGAAGTATGAGGAGTCCCCAATTGATGCGACAGATTACTTTTATCAACTTAGCAAAAACAGCAATTATATTCAGATGAACCGAATAGAGAAAAACATTGAATTCAAGGCAGAGACGGAATACGGTCAAATGGATATTACCATCAACCTATCCAAGCCGGAGAAGGACCCAGAGCAATTAAAGCGTGAACGGGAGAGAAAACATACATCAGTAAACTATCCAAAGTGCCTTTTATGCGTCGAAAATGAGGGATACACCGGCAGGACTGGACATCCAGCAAGGGCGAATCATCGGGTTATTCAAATTCCCCTTCAAGGTGAAAACTGGTATTTCCAGTATTCTCCATATGTTTACTATAATGAGCATAGTATTCTGCTTGCAGAAGAACACCGAGATATGAAGATTGATCGCCAGGCATTCGAGCGATTGCTCAAATTCACGGAGAAATTTCCTCATTATTTTATCGGTTCAAATGCTGATCTGCCAATCGTTGGCGGATCGATTTTGAGCCATGATCATTATCAGGCGGGGCGTTATGAATTTGCGATGACTCGGGCGGAGGCTGTATTTTCATTTGTTCTCCCTGATTTTGCTGGAATTGATGCTGCCGTATTAAATTGGCCGTTGTCTGTCATCCGCTTGAGAAGTGAGAAGATTGAAGACCTTGTTGAAGCAGGCGATTATATTTTGCAGAAATGGAAAAATTATTCGGACCCTGCAGCCAATGTGATTGCCTTTACTGACGATACGCCACATAACACAATTACACCAATTGCAAGAAATCGTGATGGAGTCTATGAGATTGATCTCGTTTTGAGAAATAATCGGACATCTGCTGAGCATCCGCTTGGAATTTTCCATCCCCATGCCGATGTTCACCATATCAAGAAGGAAAATATTGGTTTAATCGAAGTAATGGGGCTCGCCGTTTTACCACCGAGATTGAAGCAAGAAATGGCGGAGATAAAGAAGTTTTTACTCGGTGAATCTGATTATGTAGAAGAATATCATCGTGACTGGGCTTTGGAGTTGCGAGAAAAATATGGCAGGCAAAATGAGGCTGAGCATATTGAGAAAATATTACAAAATGAGCTTGGCAAGAAATTTGTCAGGGTTTTGGAGGATGCTGGAGTATTCAAAGAGCCTACAGCATTTAAGCGGTTTATTGAAGTTTTAATTCATGGATGA
- a CDS encoding histidinol-phosphatase HisJ family protein, whose amino-acid sequence MYYLTEYHHHTDNSFDSKANMDDVCLQAINKGINEICFTEHFSVNPSAPTYGHIDFERYFTQITACREKYEGRLVIKAGIELCEPHLLRDEYAQALNGLELDFILGSVHNIKEEKLRKYMSEKTPNEIYQGYFEEVFELVSYADIDVIAHFDLMKRYAIDTIGNYAFLDFQEIVERILRKAIDRGIGIEINTSGISNVKVGEAFPTMNILKLYKYLGGEILTIGSDSHRAETVGAHLDDALLMAKEAGFKYVYTFDKRMAKRVGI is encoded by the coding sequence ATGTACTATCTAACAGAATACCACCATCACACTGACAATTCATTTGATTCAAAAGCAAATATGGATGACGTATGCCTGCAAGCAATAAATAAAGGTATCAATGAAATATGTTTCACCGAACATTTTTCAGTTAATCCGAGTGCTCCAACTTATGGCCATATAGATTTTGAACGATACTTCACACAAATTACTGCATGCCGAGAAAAGTATGAAGGCAGATTAGTTATAAAAGCTGGTATTGAGCTCTGTGAACCGCACTTATTAAGGGACGAGTATGCCCAAGCTTTAAATGGACTTGAATTAGATTTTATTCTAGGTTCTGTACATAACATCAAGGAAGAAAAACTAAGAAAATATATGTCTGAGAAAACACCAAATGAGATTTATCAAGGCTATTTTGAAGAAGTATTTGAGCTCGTATCCTATGCAGATATTGATGTGATTGCACATTTCGATCTGATGAAGAGATATGCTATCGACACTATCGGCAATTATGCATTCCTGGATTTTCAAGAGATAGTCGAACGAATTTTACGTAAAGCTATTGACCGGGGAATCGGAATTGAAATTAATACATCAGGAATATCAAATGTAAAAGTGGGAGAAGCATTTCCAACAATGAATATATTAAAGCTGTATAAATATTTAGGGGGTGAAATTCTTACGATAGGCTCCGATTCGCATCGTGCTGAGACTGTTGGGGCTCATTTGGATGATGCTCTTTTGATGGCGAAGGAAGCAGGCTTCAAGTATGTGTATACATTTGATAAGCGGATGGCGAAAAGAGTGGGGATTTAG